The following are encoded in a window of Arvicanthis niloticus isolate mArvNil1 chromosome 1, mArvNil1.pat.X, whole genome shotgun sequence genomic DNA:
- the LOC117696779 gene encoding mas-related G-protein coupled receptor member B2-like: MILLSLITSLFGMVLNGIVLWLLGFQMRRNAFLVYILNLAAADFFFLFSQFVFCVLVIIYTIQSVSNDIISFLNFVSLFPYLSGVSILTTISVERCLSVMWPIWYRCKRPRHTSAVMCVLLWALSLVFSFLDGKACSLLFHDSDSIWCQTFDIIITVWTIVLFVVLCGSSLILLVRIFCGSQRIPVTRLYVTIALTVIFFLIFGLPFGIYWLLDQWIKRPCDFMDEIMFLSCINSCANPIIYFLVGSITHRSRFKMKTLKLFLERALQDTAEEEEGVESGS, encoded by the coding sequence ATGATTTTGCTTTCCCTCATCACTTCCCTTTTTGGGATGGTACTAAATGGCATAGTTCTGTGGTTGCTGGGCTTCCAGATGCGCAGGAATGCCTTCTTAGTTTACATACTCAACCTGGCTGCAGCTGactttttcttcctgttctctcaGTTTGTATTTTGTGTTCTTGTTATTATTTACACCATCCAATCCGTTTCCAATGACAtcatatcatttttaaattttgtgtcatTATTTCCATATCTTTCGGGTGTGAGCATTCTCACAACCATTAGCGTTGAACGCTGCCTGTCTGTTATGTGGCCCATCTGGTATCGCTGTAAACGCCCAAGACACACATCAGCTGTCATGTGTGTCTTGCTTTGGGCCCTGTCCTTGGTGTTCTCATTTCTAGATGGGAAGGCATGTTCTTTACTGTTTCATGACAGTGACTCTATTTGGTGTCAGACATTTGATATCATCATTACTGTATGGACAATTGTTTTATTTGTGGTCCTCTGTGGGTCTAGCCTCATCCTACTTGTCAGAATCTTCTGTGGCTCCCAGCGGATCCCTGTGACCAGACTCTATGTGACCATTGCACTCACAGTGATATTCTTCCTGATATTTGGTCTTCCCTTTGGAATCTACTGGCTCCTTGACCAATGGATTAAGAGACCTTGTGATTTTATGGATGAAATAATGTTTCTATCCTGTATTAACAGCTGTGCCAACCCCATCATTTACTTCCTTGTTGGCTCCATTACACACCGTAGTAGATTCAAGATGAAGACTCTCAAACTATTTCTGGAAAGAGCCCTGCAGGACACTGCCGAGGAGGAAGAAGGTGTTGAGAGTGGTTCTTAA